The genome window GAGCGGCGGGGAGATCGATCTTAAACGGGCCGATGGCTCCGTCGACAGGGTTACCATCGATCGATTTCTAGGCATAATACAGTCAAGACACATATCATGAAGCGCTCAAGCGGCTTTACCCTCATAGAGGTGCTCGTTGCAATCGCCATAGTCGGCATAGCGCTCGGCGTAATCCTTTCAAGTATAGCCATGGGCCATAGGGAGGCCTTCAGAGGAGATCAGGCGAGAGAGGCGGCAGAGATAGCAGGAGATATTCTTCGGGACCTTGGAGACGGAGGAGGGTCAATCACAGCCGGTTCCGGCAAGGTCGAGGGGCATCCGGGCTGGTCTTATAGTATTGTCGTAAGGGATGCGGCTGTCACGCTTCAGAATGAAGATATGGGCGAAAAGGATCTTGATACACCAGGGCTCGTGGAGGTCGTCTTAAAGATATTCCCGCCCGGAAACGGGGCGCCTTTTGTACTTGCAAGCCTCATGCAGTCTGCGGATCAGCCTTCTCCAGGCGCGCAGGCGCCCTTTGCCGGAGGTCTTAATTGACATCAAGATGCAGCGGGAATGGCTTTACGCTCCTTGAACTCCTGATTTCCATAACCCTTATGGCAG of Dissulfurimicrobium hydrothermale contains these proteins:
- a CDS encoding type II secretion system protein translates to MKRSSGFTLIEVLVAIAIVGIALGVILSSIAMGHREAFRGDQAREAAEIAGDILRDLGDGGGSITAGSGKVEGHPGWSYSIVVRDAAVTLQNEDMGEKDLDTPGLVEVVLKIFPPGNGAPFVLASLMQSADQPSPGAQAPFAGGLN